In Cryptomeria japonica chromosome 10, Sugi_1.0, whole genome shotgun sequence, a genomic segment contains:
- the LOC131047658 gene encoding pentatricopeptide repeat-containing protein At3g24000, mitochondrial-like: protein MLKGKLHIPLTTHNFPEDYSTYLQILQTCNLKNALSQGKKVHSYIAHRSFVTVANPTFHNKLIYMYVKCGSLDDARTVFDQMNERDSVSWNTIIAAYRRHGYPHEAVTLFYQMQRAGLQPDQFTFASVIPACAKMGALEQGMDIHQSIEDKGILSDVVVASALVDMYAKCGSLDKARELFDTMPQRDVFSWTSMIAGYAQNGFIVQALDTFRQMQLAGVKPNSTTFSSILPACAKMGDLEQGMAIHNSVNEGEFFSDVVVATALIDMYAKCGSIHKARELFDRMAKRNVVSCNAMIAAYAQNGYIENAFDTFKQMQLTTVKPNSTTFASILPVCAKMGALEQGIDIHRSIMEGGFVSDIVAGNALVDMYAKCGSINKAFEVFNRMPQRNVVSWTAIIAGCAQNGFFEKALETFKQMILAGVKPDSTTFASILPACAKMGALEQGTNIHQSIMEAGFLSDTVIGNALVDMYAKCGSIDKAQGLFDIMPQRNVVSWNAMIVGYAHNGFVEKALETFKQMQSVGVKPDSTTFASILSACAKMGALEQGMDIHQSIVEGGTLSDIIVANALVDMYAKCGSIDKARELFNRMPQRNVVSWNAIISGYAQNGFVEKALETFKHIQLAGLKANSTTFSSILSACAKMGALEQGIVIHQSIEEGGFSSDVVVVTALVDMYAKCVSIDKARKMFDRMPQRNVFSWNTMIAGYAQNGYVENALETFKQMQFAGVKPISSTFASVLPACAKMGALEQGTNIHQSIIEGGFLSDIIVENALINLYAKCGSIHKARQLFERMPQRDVISWNAMITGYAQNGLCEDALKIFELMKHFGTYPDIVSFACVLCACSHAGLLHEGCIYFNQMSNSYCIAPTVDHYVCMVDLLGRAGYLEDTLNFIIKMPVKPVVVVWMCFLGACRSHMNIGLGVFTATLLFDLNPKNAAAYVLLSNIYAEVCRWGEVQMVRRLMKDRGIKKIPGCSWIESHKMVHTFCAGDRSHPQTQDIYAKLEKLAWEMKAAGYFSDSRHLLNDVEEEEKEVFLFHHSEKLAIAFGLLNMPPGTTIRVVKNLRVCADCHTATKFISKIVGREIVLRDANRFHHFKRGECSCGDYW from the coding sequence ATGTTGAAGGGGAAGTTACACATTCCGCTTACCACACACAACTTCCCTGAAGACTACTCTACATATCTTCAAATATTGCAGACCTGCAATCTTAAGAACGCGCTTTCACAAGGGAAGAAAGTCCACTCTTACATCGCTCACAGGTCATTTGTAACTGTTGCAAACCCAACTTTTCATAATAAGCTTATTTACATGTATGTCAAGTGTGGAAGTTTGGATGATGCTCGTACAGTGTTTGACCAAATGAACGAACGAGACAGCGTCTCATGGAATACGATTATTGCAGCGTACAGAAGACATGGGTATCCTCATGAGGCAGTCACACTGTTTTACCAAATGCAACGAGCAGGTCTCCAACCCGATCAGTTTACATTTGCCAGCGTtatcccagcctgtgccaaaatgggagctttggaacaagggatggacatccatcaaagcatagagGATAagggaattttgtcagatgttgttgttgcaagtgccctggtagacatgtatgcaaaatgtggaagtctAGACAAGGCGCGTGAATTGTTTGAcacaatgcctcaaagagatgttttCTCGTGGACTtcgatgattgcaggatatgcacaaaatggatttatcgTTCAGGCTTTAGATACTTTCagacaaatgcaattggcaggtgtaaaaccaaattccacaaccttttccagcatcctcccagcctgtgctaaaatgggagatttggaacagggtatggccATCCATAATAGCGTTAACGAAGGGGAATTtttttcagatgttgtagttgcaactgccctgatagacatgtatgcaaaatgtggaagcatacacaaggcacgagaactgtttgacagaatggcTAAAAGAAATGTGGTTTCGTGTAATGCCATGATTGCAGCGTATGCACAAAATGGATATATTGAAAATGCTTTCGAcacttttaagcaaatgcaattgacaactgtaaagccaaattccacaacttttgcTAGCATCCTTCCtgtctgtgccaaaatgggagctttggaacagggtatagacattcatcgaagcataatgGAAGGAGGATTTGTGTCGGATATTGTAGCTGGAAATGCtttagtagacatgtatgcaaaatgcggAAGCATAAACAAGGCATTTGAAGTATttaacagaatgcctcaaagaaatgtagtCTCATGGACTGCAATAATTGCAGGATgcgcacaaaatggattttttgaaaaggctttagaaactttcaagcaaatgataTTGGCAGGTGTTAAACCAGATTcaacaacctttgctagcatcctccctgcctgtgctaaaatgggagctttggaacagggtacaaacatccatcaaagtataatggaAGCAGGATTTTTGTCTGATACTGTAattggaaatgctctggtagacatgtatgcaaaatgtggaagcatagacaaggcacaaggactgtttgacataatgcctcaaagaaacgtggtctcatggaatgccatgattgtaggatatgcacacaATGGTTTTGTTGAAAAGGctctagaaactttcaagcaaatgcaatcggtaggtgtaaagccagattccacaacctttgccagcatcctctctgcttgtgccaaaatgggagctttggagcagggtatggacatccatcaaagcatagttGAAGGGGGGACTTTGTCAGATATCATAGTTGCAAATGCTCTAGTAGACATGtacgcaaaatgtggaagcatagacaaggcacgtgaactgtttaatagaatgcctcaaagaaatgtggtctcatggaatgccataATTTCAgggtatgcacaaaatggatttgttgagaaggctttagaaactttcaagcacatACAATTGGCAGGCTTAAAGGCAAATTCCACAACCTTCTCCAGCATCCTttctgcctgtgccaaaatgggagctttggaacagggcatAGTCATCCATCAAAGCATAGAGGAAGGGGGATTttcgtcagatgttgtagttgtgactgccctcgtagacatgtatgcaaaatgtgtaagcatagacaaggcacgtaaaatgtttgacagaatgcctcaaagaaatgtgttctcatggaatacaatgattgcaggatatgcacaaaatggatatgttgaaaatgctttagaaactttcaagcaaatgcaatttgcAGGTGTAAAGCCAATTTCCTCAACCTTTGCCAGCGtactccctgcctgtgccaaaatgggagctttggaacagggtacgAACATTCATCAAAGTATAATAGAAGGGGGCTTTTTGTCAGATATTATTGTTGAAAATGCTCTGATAAacttgtatgcaaaatgtggaagcatacacaaGGCACGTCAACTGTTTGAGagaatgccacaaagagatgtcatctcatggaatgcaatgattacaggatatgcacaaaatgggctTTGCGAGGATGCTCTCAAAatctttgaattaatgaagcactttGGAACATATCCTGACATTGTAAGCTTTGCTTGTGTTCTATGTGCATGCAGCCATGCAGGTTTATTGCATGAAGGCTGTATATACTTCAATCAAATGAGTAACTCCTATTGCATTGCACCTACAGTTGATCATTATGTGtgcatggttgaccttcttggcCGTGCTGGCTATCTTGAGGACACCCTAAACTTTATCATTAAGATGCCAGTTAAACCTGTGGTAGTTGTGTGGATGTGTTTTCTTGGTGCCTGTAGATCACATATGAATATAGGCTTAGGAGTATTTACAGCGACTCTGCTTTTTGATTTAAATCCAAAAAATGCTGCAGCTTATGTTCTTCTCTCAAACATCTATGCAGAGGTTTGTAGATGGGGTGAAGTGCAAAtggtaaggagattgatgaaaGATAGAGGAATTAAAAAGATACCTGGATGCAGTTGGATTGAAAGCCATAAAATGGTGCATACTTTTTGTGCAGGAGACAGATCACATCCACAGACACAGGATATCTATGCAAAGTTAGAGAAATTGGCTTGGGAGATGAAGGCAGCAGGGTATTTTTCAGATTCAAGACATTTACTTAATGAtgtggaagaggaggaaaaagaagtaTTTCTTTTCCACCATAGTGAAAAGTTGGCTATTGCATTTGGTTTGTTAAACATGCCACCTGGAACAACTATTAGAGTTGTCAAGAACCTTCGGGTATGTGCTGATTGCCATACAGCAACAAAATTTATTTCCAAGATTGTTGGAAGAGAAATTGTTTTGAGAGATGCAAACCGTTTCCATCATTTCAAACGGGGAGAATGTTCTTGTGGAGATTATTGGTGA